One Cupriavidus oxalaticus genomic region harbors:
- a CDS encoding amino acid permease: MSSQPSTSGAPAPTLRRTLRARHLTMIAIGGSIGTGLFVASGATIAQAGPGGALAAYILIGAMVYFLMTSLGELAAYMPVSGSFATYGARYVDEGFGFALGWNYWYNWAVTIAVELAAAQLVMLYWFPDTPGVLWSALFLGLMFALNAISVRGFSEAEYWCALVKVVTVIAFIGIGTLMIFGILRGDMPASHGLANLTLGDAPFVGGLPALIGVAMIAGFSFQGTELIGIAAGESADPAKNIPRAVRQVFWRILLFYVLAILIIGILIPYTDPSLLKSDVQTVGVSPFTLVFRHAGLAFAAGVMNAVILTAVLSAGNSGMYASTRMLYNLATEGRAPRMFARLTRNGVPLVALLATTAVGALCFLTSLFESKSVYLWLLNLSGMTGFIAWLGIAVSHYRFRKGFVAQGHDLSRLPYRSPFFPYGPIFAFVLCLIVTLGQNYQAFTSGKIDWVGVAATYIGIPIFLAIWAGYRIVHKTRFVRYAEMEFPALPVGGDGVATRGAAPVPAE; encoded by the coding sequence ATGTCCAGCCAACCTTCCACTTCCGGCGCTCCGGCGCCCACGCTGCGCCGCACGCTGCGCGCCCGCCATCTCACCATGATCGCCATCGGCGGCTCGATCGGCACGGGGCTGTTCGTGGCGTCGGGCGCCACCATCGCGCAGGCCGGGCCGGGCGGCGCGCTGGCCGCCTACATCCTGATCGGCGCGATGGTGTATTTCCTGATGACGAGTCTGGGCGAACTGGCTGCGTACATGCCGGTATCGGGATCGTTCGCCACCTACGGCGCGCGCTACGTCGACGAAGGCTTCGGCTTCGCGCTGGGGTGGAACTACTGGTACAACTGGGCGGTGACCATTGCGGTGGAACTGGCCGCGGCACAGCTGGTGATGCTGTACTGGTTCCCCGACACGCCCGGCGTGCTGTGGAGCGCGCTGTTCCTCGGGCTGATGTTCGCGCTCAATGCCATCTCGGTGCGCGGCTTCAGCGAGGCCGAGTACTGGTGCGCGCTGGTCAAGGTGGTGACGGTGATCGCCTTTATCGGCATCGGCACGCTGATGATCTTCGGCATCCTGCGCGGCGACATGCCGGCCTCTCACGGGCTGGCCAACCTGACCCTCGGCGATGCGCCCTTCGTCGGCGGGCTGCCGGCGCTGATCGGGGTGGCCATGATCGCCGGCTTCTCGTTCCAGGGCACCGAGCTGATCGGCATCGCCGCCGGCGAATCGGCCGACCCGGCGAAGAACATCCCGCGCGCGGTGCGGCAGGTGTTCTGGCGCATCCTGCTGTTCTATGTGCTGGCGATCCTGATCATCGGCATCCTGATCCCGTACACCGACCCCAGCCTGCTCAAGAGCGACGTGCAGACCGTGGGCGTGAGCCCGTTCACGCTGGTGTTCCGCCATGCCGGCCTGGCCTTTGCCGCCGGCGTGATGAACGCGGTGATCCTGACCGCGGTGCTGTCGGCCGGCAATTCCGGCATGTACGCATCGACCCGCATGCTCTACAACCTGGCCACCGAAGGGCGCGCGCCGCGCATGTTCGCGCGGCTGACGCGCAACGGCGTGCCGCTGGTGGCGCTGCTGGCAACCACCGCGGTGGGCGCGCTGTGCTTCCTCACCTCGCTGTTCGAAAGCAAGTCCGTGTACCTGTGGCTGCTGAACCTGTCGGGCATGACCGGCTTCATTGCGTGGCTGGGCATCGCGGTCAGCCACTACCGCTTTCGCAAGGGCTTTGTCGCGCAGGGCCATGACCTGTCGCGCCTGCCCTACCGCTCGCCGTTCTTTCCCTACGGGCCGATCTTCGCCTTCGTGCTGTGCCTGATCGTCACGCTCGGCCAGAACTACCAGGCCTTCACCAGCGGCAAGATCGACTGGGTCGGTGTGGCCGCCACCTACATCGGCATCCCGATCTTCCTGGCGATCTGGGCGGGCTATCGCATCGTGCACAAGACCCGCTTCGTGCGCTATGCCGAGATGGAATTCCCCGCGCTGCCGGTCGGCGGCGACGGCGTCGCTACGCGCGGCGCGGCCCCGGTGCCGGCCGAATAG
- a CDS encoding Bug family tripartite tricarboxylate transporter substrate binding protein, which yields MNLIPTMLLAAACFSASATSAEPDYPTRPVRLIVGFAAGSITDITARQIAAGMGKVLGQPVVVDNRTGAGGNIASAELSRARPDGYTIMATTPGQLVVNPLTQKAIGFDPKTRFTLISLVNEGPFVFVVPANSRFRSVPQLVTWGKANAGKLTYASAGIGTTSHIAAEMLQVFGGIKAVHVPYRGGSQATNDLIAGRVDFMIDSLGSVAQQVSAGQIKVLATGGSSRLPQLPDIPTLSETYPDFIASSWLGVTGPPDLPPAVVAALAKAVEHSARDPHFVSSLEQRGGRIARPGPDAFSALVDKERARVERTVVRAGITLE from the coding sequence GTGAACCTCATCCCAACCATGCTGCTTGCCGCGGCGTGTTTCAGCGCTTCGGCGACATCTGCCGAGCCGGATTATCCGACCCGGCCTGTCCGCTTGATAGTGGGCTTTGCCGCCGGAAGCATCACGGACATTACGGCCCGGCAGATTGCCGCCGGAATGGGTAAAGTGCTGGGCCAGCCTGTCGTGGTGGACAACCGTACCGGCGCCGGCGGCAATATTGCCAGCGCCGAGCTTTCCCGGGCTCGCCCTGACGGCTACACAATAATGGCGACTACGCCCGGGCAGCTGGTGGTAAATCCATTGACGCAGAAGGCCATTGGCTTCGACCCAAAGACCCGGTTCACACTCATCAGCCTTGTCAATGAGGGGCCCTTCGTCTTTGTGGTGCCGGCAAACTCCAGGTTCAGGAGCGTGCCGCAGCTGGTAACCTGGGGCAAAGCCAATGCGGGAAAGCTCACCTATGCATCGGCTGGCATCGGCACCACCTCGCACATCGCTGCCGAGATGTTGCAGGTGTTCGGCGGCATCAAGGCTGTTCATGTGCCCTATCGCGGAGGCTCGCAGGCAACCAACGACCTCATTGCCGGGCGTGTTGACTTCATGATCGACAGTCTTGGCTCCGTCGCACAGCAAGTGAGCGCAGGCCAGATCAAGGTTCTGGCAACAGGTGGATCCAGCCGCCTGCCACAGTTGCCGGACATACCGACGCTGTCAGAAACGTACCCGGATTTCATCGCTTCGTCCTGGCTGGGTGTGACGGGGCCACCAGATCTTCCGCCGGCTGTAGTCGCCGCCTTGGCCAAGGCGGTCGAACACAGCGCGCGCGATCCGCATTTCGTGTCAAGCCTCGAGCAGCGCGGCGGCCGTATAGCCAGACCGGGGCCCGACGCGTTCTCTGCGCTGGTGGACAAAGAGCGCGCTCGTGTCGAGCGCACTGTCGTGAGGGCGGGAATCACGCTTGAATGA
- a CDS encoding MFS transporter, with amino-acid sequence MSAGTIAAQPSAVNTRESRQVVLAAALGTVFEWYDFFIYGSLAVFFGGLFFPKGNETAAVLASLATFGAGFVLRPFGAIVFGKLGDTIGRKYTFLVTMLIMGLATAAVGLLPTYETIGWLAPATLVTLRLLQGLAVGGEFGGAVTYIAEHSSARDRGLMTSWLQITGTVGLLMSLLVIMGLRQVMSEAAFSAWGWRIPFLLSIGLLVVSLYIRLRLHESPVFSEMKAHGKTSRNPIRDIFADRKTLRLVLLAIFGIVAGQAVIWYTGHFYSLYFLTSTLKLDYQSAYLYLTIALVLGTPFFVVFGRLSDRIGRKWIMLTGCLLSALLFIPIFKGLTTYGNPQLAEFRERTSVVVQGGDCREEQSFLGQLFSPRLTVPCTRAKAFLSANAVPYVAKPSDEPFAIILNGKRTEGFDEAQLKADLVAAGMPLKADPARVDAPRMIGLLFVLVLLATMVYGPLGACLVELFPTQVRYSGVSVALQFGNGWIGGFAPFIATAVVVRTGDIFDGLLYTVIVAAVCFIIGAWRLPETRGRDMRA; translated from the coding sequence ATGTCAGCAGGAACCATCGCCGCGCAGCCGTCGGCAGTCAACACCCGCGAATCGCGCCAGGTCGTCCTGGCCGCAGCCTTGGGTACAGTATTCGAGTGGTACGATTTCTTTATCTATGGGAGCCTTGCCGTTTTCTTTGGCGGCTTGTTTTTCCCGAAGGGCAACGAAACGGCAGCGGTGCTTGCATCGCTGGCTACCTTTGGCGCGGGCTTTGTCCTGCGCCCGTTCGGCGCCATCGTGTTTGGCAAGCTCGGCGACACCATCGGCCGCAAGTACACCTTCCTCGTGACGATGTTGATCATGGGGCTGGCTACCGCGGCAGTTGGATTACTGCCCACTTATGAGACCATTGGGTGGCTGGCTCCCGCCACGCTGGTCACACTACGACTCCTGCAGGGCTTAGCGGTCGGTGGCGAGTTTGGCGGCGCGGTGACCTACATTGCCGAGCATTCGTCGGCAAGGGACCGTGGCCTGATGACAAGCTGGCTGCAGATCACCGGAACTGTGGGACTGCTCATGTCACTGCTGGTCATCATGGGGCTGCGGCAAGTCATGTCCGAGGCGGCATTCTCAGCCTGGGGCTGGCGCATCCCCTTCCTGCTGTCGATCGGGCTACTGGTGGTGTCGCTGTATATCCGGCTGCGTCTGCACGAATCCCCGGTGTTTAGCGAGATGAAGGCGCATGGCAAGACCTCTCGCAATCCGATCCGAGACATCTTCGCGGATCGCAAGACCCTGCGGCTCGTCTTGCTGGCAATCTTCGGCATTGTGGCAGGCCAAGCTGTTATCTGGTACACCGGGCACTTCTATAGCCTTTACTTCCTGACTTCTACCCTCAAGCTCGACTACCAGTCAGCCTACCTGTACCTGACCATTGCGTTGGTACTGGGCACGCCGTTCTTCGTCGTATTCGGCCGGCTATCAGATCGAATTGGACGCAAGTGGATCATGCTGACGGGCTGCCTGTTGTCTGCTCTTTTGTTCATACCGATTTTCAAGGGCCTGACCACCTATGGGAATCCGCAACTCGCCGAGTTTCGCGAGCGGACCAGCGTAGTAGTTCAGGGTGGCGATTGCCGGGAGGAGCAGTCTTTCCTAGGCCAGCTGTTCAGCCCTAGGCTGACCGTGCCGTGTACGCGCGCCAAGGCTTTTCTTTCCGCCAATGCAGTACCCTATGTCGCGAAGCCTAGTGATGAGCCGTTCGCCATCATCCTGAATGGCAAGCGCACCGAAGGCTTCGACGAAGCGCAACTCAAGGCCGACTTAGTGGCCGCGGGCATGCCGCTGAAGGCAGACCCGGCACGCGTGGATGCTCCTCGCATGATTGGGCTCTTGTTTGTCTTGGTGCTGCTCGCGACCATGGTCTATGGCCCGCTTGGTGCGTGCTTGGTCGAATTATTTCCCACACAGGTGCGCTACAGCGGCGTATCAGTGGCGCTGCAGTTCGGCAATGGCTGGATTGGCGGCTTTGCGCCGTTCATTGCGACAGCGGTCGTGGTGCGGACTGGCGATATTTTTGACGGCCTGCTTTACACCGTCATTGTCGCTGCGGTCTGCTTCATTATCGGCGCTTGGAGGTTGCCGGAAACGCGCGGACGCGACATGCGCGCCTAG
- a CDS encoding ArsR/SmtB family transcription factor produces MDYTPGISQLAGLLADPGRAAMLWALMDGSARPAGELALIAGLSASSTSGHLARLTEGGLLAVETRGRNRYYRLAAPEIGVAIEALASASLASRPPRLRGVPVSRTAPAALRQARTCYDHLAGELAVGLFERMTHSGWLVLDAQRVELSGDGAQALAGLGIDIAAARRKRRQFACTCPDWSERKPHLGGALGAALLGSLLERGWVESTRTSRALRVTPAGQREIMRIAA; encoded by the coding sequence ATGGATTACACCCCCGGCATCAGCCAACTCGCCGGCCTGCTCGCCGATCCCGGCCGCGCCGCCATGCTATGGGCCCTGATGGACGGCAGCGCCCGCCCCGCCGGTGAACTGGCGCTGATCGCCGGCCTGTCGGCGTCGTCCACCAGCGGGCACCTGGCGCGGCTGACCGAGGGTGGGCTGCTGGCGGTGGAGACGCGCGGGCGCAACCGGTACTACCGGCTGGCCGCGCCGGAGATCGGCGTGGCAATCGAGGCGCTGGCGTCGGCGTCGCTGGCCAGCCGGCCGCCGCGGCTGCGCGGCGTGCCGGTGTCGCGCACCGCGCCGGCGGCGCTGCGGCAGGCGCGTACCTGCTATGACCACCTGGCCGGCGAACTGGCGGTGGGGCTGTTCGAACGGATGACGCATAGCGGCTGGCTGGTGCTGGACGCGCAGCGCGTGGAGCTGAGCGGAGACGGCGCGCAGGCGCTGGCGGGACTGGGCATCGACATTGCTGCAGCGCGGCGCAAGCGGCGGCAGTTTGCCTGCACCTGCCCGGACTGGAGCGAGCGCAAACCCCACCTCGGCGGCGCGCTGGGTGCGGCGCTGCTGGGCAGCCTGCTGGAGCGCGGCTGGGTCGAGAGCACGCGCACATCGCGCGCGTTGCGCGTGACACCGGCGGGCCAACGCGAGATCATGCGCATCGCGGCATGA
- a CDS encoding phospholipase D family protein: MFQTFFCHYPFYPFATCRQRMRPLAALPLAITLALALAMGLTGCASLPASAQRPPSSAPAATATTANTPLGKALAPRLAQRPGESLFYPLSSGPDALVARLAMARAAQRSLDLQTYILEPTGTGAAVLGDIIDAADRGVRVRMLLDDLRTGGEVDKILSAIDSHPNIEVRLFNPFANRSLRWLEMLVDFSRLDRRMHNKSMTVDNQMSVVGGRNIGDAYFSARTDMDFSDLDVLIAGPAVPQVSAVFDEYWNDESSYPVAALIPEGKEAPVEMRSLRKRLEARGDQAKASQYVQELLDSGLAKGIESGHMPAYTGKATVVSDKAAKITHQIHDDPGHATARLEKMISSAQKEVLLISPYFVPDDDGEAWLIAVAKRGIRVRILTNSFAATDVSAVHAGYAPHRKALVAAGIELYELKPSAYAELAQRGKAAKGSRSRSWLSSSRASLHAKNYIVDRRLVFIGSLNMDPRSARLNTEMGIVLDSPALADRMIRTTEDGLLDMAYRIGVRTDADGNNARLTWTTRENGQLTTYDSEPGMGALQHLGIGVLRVLPIKEEL; encoded by the coding sequence ATGTTCCAGACATTCTTCTGCCACTATCCGTTCTATCCGTTCGCTACCTGCCGCCAGCGCATGCGGCCGCTGGCCGCGCTGCCCCTGGCAATCACGCTGGCACTGGCGCTTGCCATGGGGCTGACCGGTTGCGCCAGCCTGCCGGCATCGGCCCAGCGCCCGCCGTCCAGCGCGCCCGCCGCCACCGCCACCACCGCGAATACGCCGCTGGGCAAGGCGCTGGCCCCGCGCCTGGCGCAGCGGCCGGGCGAGTCCCTGTTCTACCCGCTCTCGTCCGGCCCCGATGCGCTGGTCGCGCGCCTGGCGATGGCCCGCGCGGCGCAGCGCAGCCTTGACCTGCAGACCTACATCCTCGAGCCGACCGGTACCGGCGCCGCGGTGCTGGGCGACATCATCGACGCCGCCGACCGTGGCGTGCGCGTGCGCATGCTGCTCGACGACCTGCGCACCGGCGGCGAGGTGGACAAGATCCTGTCGGCGATCGATTCGCATCCCAATATCGAAGTGCGCCTGTTCAACCCGTTCGCCAACCGCAGCCTGCGCTGGCTGGAAATGCTGGTGGACTTCAGCCGGCTGGACCGGCGCATGCATAACAAGTCGATGACGGTGGACAACCAGATGTCGGTGGTGGGCGGGCGCAATATCGGCGATGCCTACTTCTCCGCCCGCACCGACATGGACTTCAGCGACCTCGACGTGCTGATCGCCGGCCCGGCGGTGCCGCAGGTATCGGCGGTCTTCGACGAATACTGGAATGACGAGTCTTCCTACCCGGTAGCGGCGCTGATTCCCGAGGGCAAGGAGGCGCCGGTGGAAATGCGCAGCCTGCGCAAGCGCCTGGAAGCGCGCGGCGACCAGGCCAAGGCCAGCCAGTATGTGCAGGAACTGCTCGACTCGGGCCTGGCCAAGGGCATCGAAAGCGGCCACATGCCGGCCTACACCGGCAAGGCCACGGTGGTCTCCGACAAGGCCGCCAAGATCACCCACCAGATCCATGACGATCCCGGCCATGCCACCGCCCGGCTGGAGAAGATGATCAGCAGCGCGCAGAAGGAAGTCCTGCTGATTTCGCCATACTTCGTCCCCGACGACGACGGCGAGGCCTGGCTGATTGCGGTCGCTAAGCGCGGCATCCGCGTGCGCATCCTGACCAATTCCTTCGCCGCCACCGATGTCAGCGCCGTGCATGCGGGCTATGCCCCGCATCGCAAGGCACTGGTGGCCGCCGGGATCGAACTGTACGAGCTCAAGCCCAGCGCCTATGCCGAACTGGCGCAGCGCGGCAAGGCCGCCAAGGGTTCGCGCTCGCGCTCCTGGCTGTCGTCCAGCCGCGCCAGCCTGCACGCCAAGAACTACATCGTCGACCGGCGCCTGGTGTTCATCGGCTCGCTCAACATGGATCCGCGCTCGGCCAGGCTGAACACCGAGATGGGCATCGTGCTCGACAGCCCGGCGCTGGCCGATCGCATGATCAGGACCACCGAGGACGGGCTGCTCGACATGGCCTACCGCATCGGCGTGCGCACCGATGCCGACGGCAACAATGCGCGCCTGACATGGACCACGCGCGAGAACGGGCAGCTCACCACCTACGACAGCGAGCCCGGCATGGGCGCGCTGCAGCATCTGGGCATTGGTGTGCTGCGTGTGCTCCCGATCAAGGAAGAGTTATAA
- a CDS encoding sigma-54 interaction domain-containing protein: MPFPELSGTSDPHASFLKLVLDHVSDCLVAVDTEGIVVLINEPYCKLLGGSEADFLGRHITEVVSPHTHLHKVARGEEVVCGAPLEVRGCKLITRQVPVVQEGRIVGAVGLALFSNYELLKRTYSLAFSPSIALQNARSGWTTQHTANDILGNGPEMDELRQQIRVASAHAFPTLLQGETGTGKELAAHAIHSGSDRAQRPFVWVNCASIPEQLIDAELFGYEGGSFTGASSRGKPGKFELASGGTLFLDEIGDMPLALQTSLLRAIQHQQIVRVGGTAPIAVDVRIICATHRNLAQSVEDGRFRADLYFRLAMFRIALPALRERSDLHGLITQLYARLLARHGLAPRGLSSDVLNALKRHSWPGNVRELEGVLIRYNLDGKLDLSSIQGHAEAKASIAPATFDLHAHLEREKAAIIHAALRHCSQDRNRAAALLGISRASLYRELQAARPKSLTGSSSS, translated from the coding sequence ATGCCCTTCCCCGAACTCTCCGGCACGAGCGACCCACATGCGTCGTTTCTCAAGCTCGTCCTTGACCATGTCTCCGACTGTCTTGTGGCCGTGGATACAGAGGGTATTGTCGTACTCATCAATGAGCCCTACTGCAAGCTACTCGGTGGCTCGGAAGCCGATTTCCTCGGCCGGCATATCACCGAGGTGGTCTCTCCGCATACGCACCTGCACAAGGTAGCGCGTGGCGAGGAAGTGGTCTGTGGCGCGCCGCTGGAGGTGCGGGGCTGTAAGCTGATCACCCGACAAGTGCCCGTGGTTCAGGAAGGACGCATTGTCGGTGCCGTTGGTCTCGCGCTTTTCTCCAACTACGAGTTGCTGAAGCGTACGTACTCGCTAGCGTTCTCCCCAAGCATCGCGCTGCAGAACGCACGCAGCGGCTGGACGACTCAGCATACAGCGAACGATATCCTCGGCAACGGACCGGAAATGGACGAACTGCGGCAGCAGATTCGCGTTGCGTCGGCCCACGCATTTCCCACCTTGCTGCAGGGAGAGACCGGAACGGGGAAGGAGCTTGCCGCACATGCCATCCACAGTGGCTCCGATCGCGCCCAGCGACCGTTTGTTTGGGTGAACTGCGCGTCCATCCCCGAGCAGTTGATAGATGCGGAGCTGTTCGGCTATGAAGGAGGTTCGTTCACTGGTGCATCTAGTCGCGGAAAGCCTGGCAAGTTTGAACTCGCTTCCGGTGGCACGCTGTTCCTCGACGAGATTGGCGACATGCCGTTGGCGCTTCAAACCAGCCTGTTGAGAGCCATCCAACACCAGCAAATTGTGCGCGTAGGTGGAACGGCTCCCATTGCCGTAGACGTTCGCATTATCTGCGCCACCCATCGCAATCTCGCGCAATCCGTAGAAGACGGCCGGTTCCGCGCCGATCTTTATTTCAGGCTTGCCATGTTTCGCATCGCTCTGCCCGCCCTGCGAGAGCGCAGCGACCTTCATGGGCTTATCACTCAACTGTACGCCAGACTTTTGGCCCGGCACGGCCTAGCTCCGCGAGGATTATCGAGCGATGTGTTGAACGCCCTGAAACGGCACAGCTGGCCTGGCAATGTTCGTGAGTTGGAAGGGGTTCTGATTCGCTACAACTTGGACGGAAAGCTTGATTTGTCAAGTATCCAAGGCCATGCCGAAGCGAAAGCATCCATCGCGCCAGCGACATTCGATCTTCATGCGCACCTCGAACGAGAAAAGGCTGCAATCATCCACGCTGCACTACGGCACTGCTCACAGGACCGGAACCGAGCCGCTGCTCTTTTGGGAATCAGCCGCGCGTCGCTCTATCGAGAGCTTCAGGCTGCACGACCCAAATCTCTGACTGGCTCATCGTCGAGCTGA
- a CDS encoding DUF779 domain-containing protein, which translates to MFSPPEATISVVVTKAAARLLSKLHDQCGPVVLYQGKGSFASKNLDCFPSREFLPSSNELIIASFGNATLYVRKDDIESLRQRQLVVDAGHGNGGLFSMERRLGVRFFTRLRKVPNI; encoded by the coding sequence ATGTTTTCTCCGCCCGAAGCTACAATCAGCGTTGTTGTCACCAAGGCGGCAGCTCGGCTGCTGTCCAAACTCCATGACCAGTGCGGACCCGTGGTCCTATATCAGGGGAAGGGCTCGTTCGCGAGTAAGAATCTTGATTGCTTCCCTTCCAGAGAATTTTTGCCCAGTTCGAATGAACTGATAATTGCCAGTTTTGGCAATGCCACGCTCTATGTCCGCAAGGACGATATCGAATCGCTACGCCAGCGCCAACTGGTTGTGGACGCGGGCCACGGTAACGGTGGATTGTTTTCAATGGAGAGAAGGCTTGGTGTTCGCTTCTTCACTCGTCTACGCAAAGTGCCAAATATCTAG
- a CDS encoding DUF6630 family protein, with the protein MATPLDDDTQDAIARFFALINLDDSAQTAAQLSMFEDALLDAEDDDTDGSELLWVVREVIDWQSGFFVDWKDCQSFIGCLNQLCERIDLEIDWGTDEPEDESFLENTSVPELMELAHNQLRVAGYTLWNWDTGGDAYAGWITRSEDDEEMLDLAEQLRFEIRPADQPY; encoded by the coding sequence ATGGCCACACCACTGGACGACGACACGCAGGACGCGATTGCGCGTTTCTTCGCCCTGATCAACCTCGACGACAGCGCGCAGACGGCGGCGCAGCTGTCGATGTTCGAAGACGCGCTGCTTGACGCCGAGGACGACGACACCGACGGCAGCGAGCTGCTGTGGGTGGTGCGCGAAGTCATCGACTGGCAATCCGGCTTCTTCGTCGACTGGAAGGACTGCCAGTCCTTTATCGGCTGCCTGAACCAGCTGTGCGAGCGCATCGACCTGGAAATCGACTGGGGCACGGACGAGCCCGAGGACGAGTCATTCCTGGAGAACACCAGCGTGCCCGAGCTGATGGAGCTGGCGCACAACCAGCTGCGCGTGGCCGGCTATACGCTGTGGAACTGGGATACCGGCGGCGATGCCTACGCCGGCTGGATCACGCGCAGCGAGGATGATGAAGAGATGCTCGACCTGGCCGAGCAACTGCGCTTCGAGATCCGGCCCGCGGACCAGCCTTACTGA
- a CDS encoding Zn-dependent alcohol dehydrogenase — MKAAVLHQPKTPLVIEDVAIGKPGPREVLVRTAAVGVCHSDLHFLDGAYPYPMPAVLGHEAAGVVEQVGAEVRTVRPGDHVITCLSAYCGHCEHCLTGHLSLCIEPDTRRREGEEPRLMARQGGPMNQFLNLSAFAEQMLIHEHALVAIRRDMPLDRAALIGCAVTTGMGAVIHTARVQPGESVAVIGCGGIGLATVNSAAIAGAGRIIAIDRVPAKLELARKFGATDVIDAGNADVPDAVRALTGGGVHHAFEAIGLKQTTEQAFAMLRRGGTATVIGMIAPGVKIELKGSDFLGEKRIQGSLMGSNRFPVDMPRMVDFYMGGRLHLDELIAQRLPLECINDAFDELRRGELARSVILFEQA; from the coding sequence ATGAAAGCCGCCGTCCTGCATCAACCCAAGACCCCGCTCGTGATCGAAGACGTTGCCATCGGCAAGCCCGGCCCGCGCGAAGTGCTGGTGCGCACCGCTGCCGTGGGCGTCTGCCACTCCGACCTGCATTTCCTGGACGGCGCCTATCCGTACCCGATGCCGGCCGTCCTGGGACACGAGGCTGCCGGCGTGGTCGAGCAGGTGGGCGCCGAGGTGCGCACGGTCAGGCCCGGCGACCACGTCATCACCTGCCTGTCGGCGTACTGCGGCCATTGCGAGCATTGCCTGACGGGGCACCTGTCGCTGTGCATCGAGCCCGATACCCGCCGCCGCGAAGGCGAGGAGCCGCGCCTGATGGCGCGGCAGGGCGGGCCCATGAACCAGTTCCTGAACCTGTCGGCCTTTGCCGAGCAGATGCTGATCCACGAACACGCACTGGTGGCGATCCGCCGCGACATGCCGCTGGACCGCGCCGCGCTGATCGGCTGCGCGGTCACCACCGGCATGGGCGCGGTCATCCATACCGCCAGGGTGCAGCCGGGCGAGAGCGTGGCCGTGATCGGCTGCGGCGGCATCGGGCTGGCCACGGTCAACAGCGCCGCCATTGCCGGCGCCGGCCGCATCATCGCCATCGACCGCGTGCCGGCCAAGCTGGAACTGGCGCGCAAGTTCGGCGCCACCGACGTGATCGATGCCGGCAATGCCGACGTGCCCGATGCCGTGCGCGCGCTGACCGGCGGCGGCGTGCATCACGCCTTCGAGGCGATCGGCCTGAAGCAGACCACCGAGCAGGCCTTTGCCATGCTGCGCCGCGGCGGCACCGCCACCGTGATCGGCATGATCGCGCCGGGCGTCAAGATCGAACTGAAGGGCAGCGATTTCCTCGGTGAGAAGCGCATCCAGGGCTCGCTGATGGGCTCGAACCGCTTCCCGGTCGACATGCCGCGCATGGTCGATTTCTACATGGGCGGCCGGCTGCACCTGGACGAGCTGATCGCGCAGCGCCTGCCGCTGGAGTGCATCAACGATGCCTTCGACGAACTGCGCCGCGGCGAGCTGGCGCGTTCGGTGATCCTGTTCGAACAGGCGTAG
- a CDS encoding alpha/beta fold hydrolase: MQINWRQAMVQKKLLAIGDVRAWVSGQGPAVVLCHGFTTTSEFWRSQAEELSATHTVVCVNLPGHGISPAPRERAYTMAAFVNDLHAVFTTLGLKEAVLVGLSMGGTISQLFALEHGSLLRGLVLVGATPHGLGEDVDAARVLEAIEIYGVAKASQNVIERSFAPLASRELIDFGKAEVAQTPEHVARQAIVSLNVSDTRDQLSDIAVPTLVVCGTEDTITPPRESVQLAAGIPGARLRMVEGAGHFPMLEAPQAFNAILGAFLAERTC; the protein is encoded by the coding sequence ATGCAAATAAACTGGAGACAAGCAATGGTCCAAAAGAAGCTGTTGGCAATCGGCGATGTACGTGCCTGGGTGTCTGGCCAAGGCCCGGCGGTAGTGCTTTGCCATGGATTCACGACAACTAGCGAGTTTTGGAGGTCGCAGGCTGAGGAGCTGTCGGCAACTCACACTGTGGTTTGCGTCAACCTGCCCGGCCATGGGATCTCTCCAGCCCCACGAGAGCGGGCCTATACGATGGCTGCATTCGTCAACGACCTGCATGCGGTTTTTACCACGCTGGGCCTCAAGGAGGCGGTCTTGGTTGGACTGTCAATGGGCGGCACGATTTCACAGCTATTCGCGCTAGAGCATGGGTCGCTGCTGCGAGGACTCGTTCTTGTCGGCGCAACCCCGCATGGCCTGGGCGAAGACGTCGACGCGGCGCGCGTGCTAGAGGCCATTGAGATATACGGTGTTGCCAAGGCAAGCCAGAACGTCATCGAGCGGTCGTTCGCGCCATTAGCCAGCCGCGAGCTCATCGATTTCGGCAAGGCCGAAGTAGCTCAGACCCCTGAGCATGTCGCGCGTCAGGCAATTGTCTCCCTGAATGTCAGCGACACGCGCGACCAGCTATCGGACATCGCAGTGCCCACACTCGTCGTTTGCGGTACCGAAGACACAATCACACCGCCGCGGGAATCTGTGCAACTTGCTGCAGGTATTCCCGGAGCCAGGCTGCGCATGGTTGAAGGCGCCGGCCACTTCCCGATGCTGGAAGCGCCGCAAGCATTCAACGCGATCCTCGGCGCATTTCTTGCCGAACGAACCTGCTGA